The following proteins are encoded in a genomic region of Streptomyces lunaelactis:
- a CDS encoding DUF1416 domain-containing protein, whose protein sequence is MCGAKAGGPDASTIKPGETTIQGSVTRDGEPVTGYVRLLDSTGEFTAEVPTSATGQFRFYAAEGTWTVRALVPGGTADRTVVAQTGGLAEVAIAV, encoded by the coding sequence ATGTGTGGAGCAAAGGCCGGCGGCCCCGACGCTTCGACGATCAAGCCCGGCGAGACGACCATCCAGGGCAGCGTGACGCGTGACGGCGAGCCCGTCACCGGTTACGTGCGCCTCCTGGACTCGACCGGAGAGTTCACCGCCGAGGTCCCCACCTCGGCGACCGGACAGTTCCGCTTCTACGCGGCCGAGGGCACGTGGACCGTTCGTGCGCTCGTCCCGGGCGGCACGGCGGACCGTACGGTCGTCGCGCAGACCGGCGGCCTCGCCGAGGTCGCGATCGCGGTCTGA
- a CDS encoding DUF3099 domain-containing protein, with amino-acid sequence MYARRRRRYFVLMGGCVLLFVSAWAFVRLWSIPVAVGMCVVAMVIPPLAAMVGNARGPDDRWWDDPSGDPKSDEWWDELDGKKRRQP; translated from the coding sequence ATGTACGCGCGACGCCGGCGTCGATACTTCGTGCTGATGGGCGGATGCGTCCTTCTCTTCGTGTCCGCCTGGGCCTTCGTGCGTCTGTGGTCGATACCCGTCGCCGTCGGTATGTGCGTTGTCGCCATGGTCATCCCGCCGCTGGCCGCGATGGTCGGCAACGCGCGCGGTCCTGACGACCGCTGGTGGGACGACCCGTCCGGGGACCCGAAGTCCGACGAGTGGTGGGACGAGCTGGACGGCAAGAAGCGCCGTCAGCCATAA
- a CDS encoding DsrE family protein — protein sequence MSKKLVIKVTAGADAPERCSQAFTVAAVAVASGVEVSLWLTGESAWFALPGRAAEFELPHAAPLPDLIESIQAAGQITLCTQCAARRDITEKDVLDGVRIAGAQVFVSEIMPEGVQALVY from the coding sequence ATGTCGAAGAAGCTCGTGATCAAGGTGACCGCCGGCGCCGACGCCCCCGAGCGCTGCTCGCAGGCCTTCACGGTGGCGGCCGTCGCCGTGGCCAGTGGCGTGGAGGTCTCGCTCTGGCTGACCGGCGAGTCCGCGTGGTTCGCGCTGCCGGGGCGCGCGGCCGAGTTCGAACTCCCGCATGCCGCGCCGCTGCCCGATCTGATCGAGTCGATCCAGGCGGCCGGGCAGATCACGCTCTGCACGCAGTGCGCGGCCCGTCGGGACATCACGGAGAAGGATGTGCTGGACGGCGTACGGATCGCGGGCGCGCAGGTCTTCGTCAGCGAGATCATGCCTGAGGGCGTCCAGGCCCTCGTCTACTGA